In the genome of Gemmatimonadota bacterium, one region contains:
- a CDS encoding winged helix DNA-binding domain-containing protein: MKAKPTAFTVAHRRLHHQRIGHAAATTPLDVVRTLGAVQAQDYGQALWGIGARVPGSTQASIEASIAKGEILRTWPMRGTIHFVPAVDAHWMLAISAERTMGQVAKRMAELKLTPMMIERNNEIFRKGLADGQRLQREEMFALLTRAGVKLVPEHHYSIIWHAALHGVIGHGPMDGKQPTFVLLDGWVKKPKKLSGDAALVELARRYFTSHGPSTVQDFGWWAGLAMGRAREGLEGAKASLASETFRGKEYWGPTDGGTPDASLAEGVHLLAGFDEFFLGYQGREDVIDLAHAPKVIPGSNGIFRPMIVVDGQVVGTWKKVMKAKSVAIELAPFGKLRATKGEITAAAQRVADFVGLPVSGVVQG; the protein is encoded by the coding sequence ATGAAAGCAAAACCCACCGCATTCACCGTCGCGCACCGACGACTCCATCATCAACGCATCGGCCACGCCGCCGCCACCACGCCACTCGACGTCGTGCGCACGCTCGGCGCGGTGCAGGCGCAGGACTACGGCCAGGCGCTCTGGGGCATTGGTGCGCGCGTCCCCGGCTCGACGCAGGCGTCGATCGAGGCGAGCATCGCCAAGGGTGAGATTCTCCGCACCTGGCCGATGCGCGGCACCATCCACTTCGTGCCCGCGGTCGATGCGCACTGGATGCTCGCGATTTCGGCCGAGCGGACAATGGGGCAGGTCGCGAAGCGGATGGCGGAGCTCAAACTGACGCCGATGATGATCGAGCGAAACAACGAGATCTTCCGGAAAGGGCTCGCTGATGGCCAGCGGTTGCAGCGCGAGGAGATGTTCGCGTTGCTCACGCGCGCCGGAGTGAAGCTGGTGCCTGAGCACCACTACTCGATCATCTGGCACGCGGCATTGCACGGCGTGATTGGGCACGGACCGATGGACGGCAAGCAGCCGACCTTCGTGCTGCTCGACGGATGGGTGAAGAAGCCGAAGAAGTTGTCGGGGGATGCGGCGCTTGTCGAGCTCGCCCGGCGCTACTTCACGAGTCACGGGCCGAGCACGGTACAGGACTTTGGCTGGTGGGCGGGGCTCGCGATGGGGCGGGCGCGGGAGGGGCTCGAGGGGGCCAAGGCTTCGCTTGCCTCCGAGACATTCCGCGGCAAGGAGTATTGGGGCCCGACCGACGGCGGCACCCCGGACGCCTCCCTCGCCGAGGGGGTCCATCTCCTCGCCGGCTTCGACGAATTCTTCCTCGGCTATCAGGGGCGGGAGGATGTGATCGACCTGGCCCACGCGCCCAAGGTGATCCCCGGTTCCAACGGGATCTTCCGGCCGATGATCGTGGTCGATGGCCAGGTGGTGGGGACCTGGAAGAAGGTGATGAAGGCCAAGTCGGTGGCGATCGAGCTGGCGCCGTTCGGGAAGCTCAGGGCCACCAAGGGGGAGATCACCGCGGCGGCGCAGCGGGTGGCCGATTTCGTGGGACTCCCGGTGTCGGGCGTGGTCCAGGGGTAA